The genomic region GGAGGGGTGCCAACAATGGTCAGGTATTCCTGCTCAAACGACAGACTGCCCACGTTGGGCGACATCGCATTGAAGATGTCGACCATGTTTGCTTCGATGTTGTCTTGGCCCAGGCGACTGATCGACGAGTAGCGACTATCGTCATTCATCGAACCCGAGAAGTCGAGAACCACGACCATGTCGCGAGCTTCAACGAATGCGATGGCCTCGGCGCGGAGATCAATTGTCGGAGTGCCCACAGCCCAGCCGAATGCCAATGGCACCTTGCTGTCGCGTGCACTCATGTTCTCCTGGTCGCGGCGAGCGGTAACCTTAACGACGTTGTAGGGGCCTTGATTCCAGGCAATTTCCCACTTGCCGTTCCCTTCGTTATACGTCCGCTTGCCGAACACCACGTCCTTGGCCGAATCGACGTAGACCCCGTTGCGGTCAGCAACATCCGTAGCCATGGCACGCGCATGATCCAGCGAAATCGAGTTGGGATCGCCTCCCTCGCTCGCACTTTGAACGGCGGACGTGATCTCCTGTGAGGCCGCCAGTGCCGCCGCGTCGACCGCGTTCTGCAGTCGCGTTTGTTCCATCGCGATCAGCCCTGAGTCGATACCGAGCGAGAGGAATGCAAACAGCACGATCATCACGAACGCCGCAAGCACGATGAACACACCGCGTCTGTTTTGTCGCTGAGAATTCTCTGGAATGCTATTGCTGGCCATGGATCTGTTGCTTTCTGTACCGGTCGAGTTGGGGTGCTGGTTGGGCACCAACCAGGTACGAAAAGGGTGAAGCTAGGACGACAAGCTGCGGGCTACTGTACGATCGTCGATTTGGTATTGCGAAAGATAACGGCGGTCGATAGGTCGTAGTCCAAATTATCCGGTACCGGCATTGCCGCTACTTGAGACATCGGCAAAGCGATGCGTACCTGAAACAAGTCAAGGTCGTTGTTTGGGTCGTCTAAGTTGAAAGATTCACCCGGCTTTCCGGCCGGCTCGATGTAGATCTGAAGCTTATCCGGATCGTAGCCAGAAGCTTCCAGGCTGTTGCGAATATCAGAGATAATCTTGTCGTTGGTTCTGGTTCCTCCCGCGACCCAATCGGCTCGATCCATCGCACCCAGGCGAGCTCCGTCGCGCGCGACTTGTGCCAGCTGGCCATAGGTGTCAAACATGCGGCTCGCTTCCAGCATCCCTAAGATCAGCGTCAAGAACACTGGCGCGATCACGGCAAATTCCACCGTTGCCGTCGCGCGACGGTTACGCAAAGCGCGTCGTCGATGAAAAAGGTTCATGGCAATTCGTTGGGAAAAGGATTTTATAAAGCACTAGGGTGCATAAGTTGTCTTGTCATATCCTCTCTACACCAAAGTGAAGAGGGGGTCAGGGTTAGCGGCCGCTTGCGAACGTTGTTACTCGTGTCGCGTAAACGTTTCGCCGCTGAGCAATACATTTCCCAGCCACGGATGTGGAATCAAGGATACGTTGCCGTAAGGTATCGAGGCGCGAATCATGAACAGCTGCCGCGGTTCGGCGTCCTCAAGTTCAATATCAGGCATTGCCTGGAAATCTTTGTTCGTGGTCGGAGCATCGCCCCCATTGTCGAATTGGCTGGCGTCTTTGATCTGGATGGTGACCATCGAAGGATCGACCGCGCCCCCCATGCGTTCACGGGCATACTGCTCGACTTCCGCGGTGGTCGCTCCAGTCGCTGAGCCCCAGCGTGCTGCGGTACGCGTCGCATTCTTCAAGACGTTATTGATCATCGTGGCATGGCCGAATTCGATAATCGCGAAGACGAACATGAAAAACACCGGCATCACGAGTGCGGTTTCCACAATCGTCGCACCAGTTCTTTTCCCGCTTTGGTTATGGGAAAGAAAGGATGCTTGGCGCGAATTGCGACGCTTTCGCCACATGGCGAGGGCCTCTTCTGTGGTGCGGAATAGTGCAAAAGATTAGGTTCCGTAGCAACTTCCTCGAAGCTTCCAATTCAAGGCATCGGAAGATCAAGATGAGTTGTTATTGGAAAGCTAGTTCACGAATCGGGTATTCGCAGAAAGATTTTGCGACTTTTAGGCAAGCGTTGCCAAAAGAGTGCATGCAGGGTGTGCGTTGTGTCGCATCTCACACCCTGCAGCGTCGGAAGTTACAGCTTACGGGCCTTCTTCTTTGGCAACCGTATCGACCAGCACCAGGATCTTTCCGGTGTCTTCGTTATAACCGTAAATTTCGTACCAGCGGAGCTTGGTGAATTCGATCCGGTTGTCACGCATCATTTGCATGAACTCTTTGTACGACGGGAACTTGTCGTTGAGCGCTTTGTAATGTTGAACCTGTTGCTGAAGTCCGAGTGTGCTCGCTCGCGCGGCCAGAGTGAAATAGCCGGAAGCAGCCTGACTGAAAGGATCGACCCCTTCGATCTTGCCATCGCGTGCTTCGATTCCCTGTTTCTGGAGCCACTCTTTTGCATCAACCACCTCATCAGTCGTTTGGTGGATGACCCCCTTCTTGGGCTTCGGTTCGGGGGCCGGTTCTTCCACAGGATTTGCCTCGGCAGGAGTTTCGGTGGCGGCGGCTTCGGGCATTGGATCCGCCGAGGGCGTTTCCAATGGCTGGGCTTGGGGAGTGGTAGCCGGAGTGCTACTAGCTGGATCTGGCTGATCTAGTTTCGCGATGGGTTCGCCACATCCAACCAGGAAGACCGTTAGCGAGAAACAAATAGCGAATCGCAACATGAGAGAACCGCCTAAGAGGAGAAGGTCTGGAAAATCGCTGTCTGTATTTTCGTGCGTTTTGTAGTCTCTTGCAAGCGTTTACGACGAGGACGAACTCGCGATTCGTGAGGCGAGATACCCCCCTAGAAAGATCCCGCCTAAGCAAACCAGAAACGCGACAAAGCCAATGCCCAGGATAAGATTGCTTCCCAAAGCGATTCCCAGCAGAAAGACAATCGCTGCCAGGTTTCCAGCGGCAACGCAGTAGATCTGGCGTTTTCGCCACTTGGTGATGGCGGCTCGTTGTTCGTCATTCATGGAAGAATCTCGGGTGGGGGTGCGCAGCTTGATGCTCCATGCTACCATAAACGCTTACTGACCTCGTGTATTACCCCCCTGATCGACCGGACATCCATGGCCAAACGTCGCCCCGTGAAGAAGAAACCCGCTCGCGGTGCTGCTGCGCAGACGCCGACTGTCGACGCCCCGATGCGAATCATTGGCGGTCGGCTCAAGAATAAGAAGATCGAGTATTCCGGCGATACACGCACCCGGCCCATGAAGGAACGTGTTCGTGAGGCGGTTTTCAATCTGATCGGCCCGTCGATCAAGGATAAGATCGCGATCGACCTGTTTGCCGGCACCGGAGCGTTAGGGCTGGAGGCCATCAGTCGAGGGGCGATCGAAGCCCACCTGATTGAGCGTCATGTTCCTACCTCGAAGCTGATTCGGAACAACGGCGAAGCACTCGAGATCACCGATCTGATCACGATCTATGCCCACAATTCCTTTATGTGGGTGAAGAAAGAGTTGGACAACGTCGGCCGAACGCCGTGGGTCGTATTCATCTGCCCTCCGTACGATTTTTTCGTCTCGCGCTGGGAGGAAATGGAAAAGCAGATGATGGCTTTGCTGGAGACCGCACCCCCTGAAAGTATTCTTATCGTGGAGTTCGACGACCAGTTCGATGCGTCGCAGCTTCCTGATGCCGAGAACTGGGACGTCCGAGTTTACTTCCCTGCTCACGTGGGCATCTATCGCCTACCTGCCGAAGAAGAGACTACGTAGCACACCACCCGCTTCTACTGGTTGCTGCGCATCACGCCTCGCTAGCACTGCATCTTTCGCGTCTGAGTACAGTTAGCCCCCGGTTATGACCGATGTAGGGGAGAGACGGCTTATTGCGAAAGTGCTGGCTACTTAAGACCCCCGGCGTAACTTCTTGAGCGTGACGATCACAAGGCGTATGGAAACCAAATTGCTAAAGCACGTTTGGTTCGTACTGGTTCACCTGGCAATCTTCGGTCAGGGGTCGTTCCTTTTAGCTGCGCCGCCGGAAGTCGAGGAAACGCGATCGGCATTTGACGATCCGGCACTCTTCGAGATGGAGTTAGAGCCGCCGGCCAAGAAGCAGTTTCAACCTCTGGAACCAGTTCGCCCCAAGCAAGCAGAACCAGTGGTAGCCGATCAATCGGCCGCCCCGGGTTTGGGTCTGCCAGATTTGCGCCATCTACACCAGCAGCTGCCTAAAGCGGTCGAAAAGATCCGCGAGATGTTGTTGCCGGTTGAATCTCCTCAGCAGCCAGATCCCAATGATATCACCCAGCCAATGGTCGAGCCTGTCGAAACATTGATGGCTCCACCAGAGGTCGACACACTGCCCCCGGTCGCTGTCAGTCCCTGGCGAGATCCTGTTGTCCAATTGCCGGTTGCCAGTCAGCTTCCACCACTCGAGCGAATGCCGCTTGTCGCCTACCGGCCAGATACGCGTAACCGCGACAACCTTTATCGTGTCGGAGACGAACCGGAAAGTGCTGCGGACGTTCTTCCATCGATAGAGCCTCCCAAGGTTCTGCCACCGGTGGATGCCGCTCGGCCGGTCACGTACCGTTGGCCGAAGACACCCCACTTGGATGCGATGCTCAAGCGGCTCGACGAATACCCAGAAACCAAGACATGGGCGAGCGATCTTCGCTTGGCGCTGCAAAAGCTACGCGAAGAGTCGACCATCGGGACCTTGCCGGCCTCGCAGCACCTCAAGCATTTGTCGGAAATCACCAGCGAAGCAGTCCCCATGGTGGATAGTCTCGACTACGGCTGGCAGCGTACGGACATTACGCAGACCTACTACGCCCTGCTACGTCGGATCGATCTGTGGAACGCCGCTCACAATATCATTCACAGTGGCATCCAACTCAGCGCTTCCCCCACGACGTTGGGTAATTTGCAGCAGCATCTGGAACAGTCGGAAGCGATCTTGCGTGACGGGGGGCAGCTTCTTAGCTGGAGCGATTACCTGCGTCTGAAACAGCTTCGCCAGGCGATGGAATCGAACGCCTCGCCTCAGCAAATGCAGGAAGTTGCCAACGAGGTTCTGGTTCGCTTGGAAGGGGGGGAGTTCGACGAAGCTCAGAAGCAATTGCTCGCCCAGGCACCCTTCGTGAACCTTGCCAATTCGCTGCGGCCATGGCTGGGAATCAACTTTAATCCCGAGAAGACACTGGCGGCAGTCGAGCGCTACGAGCAGGACCAATCAGCAGCCGAAGCAAAACTCATCGCGATGGAAGCCAACATCCTGCAGCATCATGCCGAGCCATCGATCATCGAGTTCGGCCAGTTGATCGACCATACCTACCGCAACGCCAACACCCGGTTTGAAGTCAGCCAGCAGTTTATGCAGGCCTTCATGCCCGAGCTTCAGCCTGACGAAGCCGCGGTGAATGACTTCATCCTCGGTGCGCGCGTGCTGGGGCGTAGCCGAAGTGTTACTCGCTTGCACGTGCGTCCTGTGCCGGACCATCAGCAGTGGCGTATTCAGTTGGAAGTGCTGGGCAACGTCGACAGTCAAACGACCAGCCATAGTGGCCCAGTAAAGATCTTCAATCGTGGGCGATCGCGGTATCATGCTGCGAAGCAAGTGGTCGTCAATTCGAAGGGATTCTGGGTTTCTCCTGCAGTGGCTCGTGCTGATACGACCACGAGTGTGGATAATCTGGAAAGCGATTACGACGGCATTCCGTTGATCGGTTCCATTGTCCGTAGCGTTGCCCGTGGTCAAACGGAAGAAAAGAAGTATGCCGCCGAGGCTGAGGTCGAACGTAAGGTTCGCCATCAGGCAGAGTCTAAATTGAATGAACAGCTCAACGACAAAGTCCAGCAGTGGCAAGACAAGTTATACGTCGATGTTGTCCAACCGTTGGTTCGTCTGGGATTGGATCCGTCGGTCGTCGATTTGAACACCTCAAGCCGCAGTATCTCAGGTCGCTTCCGTGCCGCTGGACCACGGCACCTGGCTGCCCATACCCCTCGGCCAAGTAGCCCGATCGATAGTGTCTTGAGCGCTCAACTGCACCAGTCTGGTTTAAACAATTTGATCCGCCAACTTCGTCTGGGCGGGCGCGAGCTGACGCCGAAAGAATTCCTGATGGAAGTCGGTACACGCTTCCCGGCCATTCAAGGTGACGTCGACGAAGAACTGCCGGCTGAAGTGGCGTTTACATTCTCAGAAGAGGATCCAATCCGTGTTGAATTCAACGATGGTCAGGCTCAGCTCACCCTGCGTATCGATACGTTGAAAGTCGGTGACAATAGCTGGGAAGACCTCGAAGTGTCTGCCCTTTATAGCCCCACAAGCGTTGATTTCGATGCGAAGCTCGTTCGGGATAGTACCGTATTTCTAAAGGGAAAACGCCTTGGTTTCCGCGATCAAATCGCTCTCCGGGCGGTCTTCCTGAAGGTGCTTTCCAAGAAACATGAGATCCCGCTCTTCCCTGAAGGAGCGAAGGTCGATCCACGCCTGGCAGAATTTCAAGTGAATCAGCTGGCACTGCACGAAGGCTGGCTGGCCGTCTCTCTGGGGCCTAAAAACGCACCGATGCAGGAACGCAAACTTTTCCGCGTAGCCGACGAACCCCAGCGGACCAGTCGCTAAGCATCGACCCACTCGCGATGCCACAGTTCTAGCACCAACAGTGCCCATAGCCGGGCACTATGGTCGAACTGGTTCGTATCATGTTCGCGTAAGAGCGTCTCGACGGTATCCTGGCGGAAGTACCCGCGGCTCTTGGCTGTTTCGCTCGTCAGCGTATCGTGCAGAAGTTCTTTCAATTGTCCGCGGAACCAGGTATTTAGAGGCACCCCAAAGCCCATCTTGCGGCGTTTCCAAATGACATCCGGCAGCTTGTTGCCGAACGCATGCTTCAAGAGGAACTTCCCACGCCCCATCCGCCACTTCCATTTCGACGGAAGTCGAATGGCGAACTCGGCCAGGCGATAATCCAAAAAGGGCTGCCGGCATTCCAGGGCATGGGCCATCGATGCGATGTCGACCTTGGTGTTCAAATCGCAGGGAAGATAGGTCGTCAGGTCAGCCAGCGACGCCGCGGTCAGGGCGTCTCGTTTGCCGGTGCGTTTCCACGCCGAGTAAAGAAACGCGTAAGGATTGGTATCGGGAAGTTGTTCAACGAAACTATCGTCGTACAGTTCACCACGACGTGTCTCGTTAAAGATACTGATCCAATCCAGGTATCGTCGTCCCGGCGACATGGCAATCGCCTCGGCGAAACGTCGTGCTCGACGCAGCTTCGACTTTTGTGGTCCCCCGGCAGGCAGGATCTTCATGCCAAGCTTGGAACCAAGCCTTCCGACGGGACCAAACATGTCGACCACCGCTGCCAGCCGCACGGCCTTGTAGCGATCGTAGCCGGCGAAAAGCTCGTCACCGCCATCACCGCTGAGAGCCACCGTCACATGTTCTCGCGTCATTTGAGATACGTACCATGTTGGAATGGCCGAGCTATCGGCGAACGGTTCGTCGTAGTGATGAATGAGCTTGGGCAACATCTCCAAGGCATCAGGCGTTACCTGGAACTCATGATGTTCGGTACCCAAGTGCTGGGCGACTTGCCGTGCGTAGCTGGTCTCGTCGTATTCCTTCTGTGGAAAGCCAATAGAAAACGTCTTCACCGGCTGATCGGTCAGCTGCTTCATGGTAGCGACAACCAGCGAGGAATCGACTCCGCCTGAGAGAAACGCACCCAGCGGTACATCCGCTTGCAAACGAAGCTTGACCGAGTCGGTGAACAGCCGGATGAGTTCTGCCTTGGCGTCGTCTAGACTGATTGCTATTTCGCGGCTGAAATCGGGATTCCAATAACTGGCGACTTCCAGGTGCTTTCCATCGAAAGTCAAATAGCAGCCTGGCGGAAGCTTATGAATCCCTCGGAAAATCGATCTCGGGTGAGGCACATACTGATAGGTCAGGTAGGAATCGATCGACCCAGGATCAATCTCGCGCGGTACCCCTGGCACCTGGAGGATTGCTTTAAGCTCGCTGCCGAAAAGAAGCCGGTCACCATGCACGCAGTAGTACAGCGGCTTCTGACCGAGGCGATCGCGTCCGAGAACGATTCGCCGATGACGCTGGTCCCAGACAGCGATGGCGAACATTCCGTTGAAATGAGCGAACGCGTCGACCCCTTCGTCCTCGAAAAGATGAACGATCACCTCGGTATCGCAGTGCGTACGAAACGTGTGCCCTGCCCCTTCCAGACGAGCCCGGAGGGATTGGAAGTTGAAGATCTCGCCGTTGAACGCAGTCCACACGGTTTCATCTTCATTGGCCAATGGTTGATGGCCGCCAGAGAGGTCGATGATTGAGAGCCGACGATGGCCGAGCCCGACTCCTGGGACAGTTCCGTAGGGGCCATGCTCGTGTGGGAAGCGGTGGTAGATGCCCGAGTCATCGGGGCCGCGATGAGCCAGCGAGTCGGTCATGCGGCGCAGTACTTCTTCGCTTACTTCGTGCTGCGGATCGACCCAAAATGCCCCGGCAATGCCACACATGGTTGTTGTACTTGCTGCCTTGTTTGTCTGGAAAGAAAAGGAGTAATCGCTGGGTAAAACTCTCCTTCTTATTCCGACCCATCACACAGGGGAGTAGCTTCGGCACGAATGCGCGCTTTAACCAAGAGGTGATTCAGTTGCGATAGCTCTTGTTCGGTCATGTGGCCGAGGTTTTGTTTGTGGATCTCTAGCAGCGGCTGGCGAATCGTTTCAACCAGTTCGCGTCCTTTGGGGGTGATGGTAATCATCACGACCCGGCGGTCACTTTCGCTGCGATTGCGCTCGACAAGCTCGGCCTCGGCCAGGCGATCGACCAGGCGAGTAATATCGGGAACGCGGGTCACCATCTGCTGAACGATTTCCAGGCACGGCAAGCCTTCGCCTTGATGCGAGTCCAGGATCTTAAGAATGTTGTACTGCGCGCTGGACAGACCGTGACGTTTCATCAAGCGGCCCGGGGCGGCCGCGATCATATTGTGCGTGCGGAGCAGGTTCAGAAAGGTTTCCAGTTCGAGAGACTCGAATGGCTGTTCCTTTTTCAACTGCTGTTGAAGAGTTGATTCAGGCAAAACAACGGCCTTGCAGCGGGAGAGAATGAAGTAGGGGAACGTCCCTATTATTATCACAAACTTGGCCACTGTGGGCAGGAATCAAAAAAAGCCGCCGACCTAGGGCCAGCGGCTCTTTGGATTAGCCCGATCCATTCCAGTACGACTCGCTTGGCGGATCGTACCTTGCGTGAGATTGAAACTTAATTGTCTTTCTTCAATTCGGCTTGGATCGCTTCAATGACCGTCTTGTCGTCTGGTTCGACCTTGGTACGGAAACGCTGAATGACTTCACCATTCTTACCGATCAGGAACTTCTCGAAATTCCACTTCACGTCGCCTGGGTCTGCTTCAAAGCTCTTCAGTTTGGTGTAAAGCGGAGCGGTTTCTTCTCCATTGACTTCGATCTTTTCGAACAAGGGGAAGGTTACATCGTACTTGTCGGTGCAGAACTGGCGAATGTCGGAAGCTGTGCCGGGTTCCTGCTTGCCAAACTGATTGCATGGGAAGCCAAGGACCTCAAATCCCTGATCGCCGAATTGTTCGTACAACGCTTGAAGCGGTTCATACTGTGGAGTCTTGCCACACTTGCTGGCGACGTTCACGATCAACAGAACTTTGCCCTTGTACTGGGACAGATCGACCTTTTTGCCTTCCAGCGTTTTGACTTCGCCCTTCAGGACATCTTCAGCTGCAAAAGCCGACACGGAAAACGCGGCTAACAGGGCCAACGAAGCAAAGACGGATAGAACCGACTTCATAGGGAACTCCTCGACGATTGGGGGAAATGTTTTGCTAGGTAAGACTGGGGGATGTAAATAGTTGTCCCAACAGCCATTAGTAAAGTGTACCGGTAAGAAGAGACGAGTTGCAACAAAATGTTTGCACGATGGAGCGATCTTTTGGTCTGAAACAGCGACAGGCAATAAAAACGCGTGGCAACACTTTGCTCCCGCCGGGGTAGGTGTCGCCACGCGTTAATGGGTTTTTTCGAGGGGGATCGATCGAGGGCTTAAAATTCGCCGGGGTTCTCGTCGCTGCCACCGTTGGAGTCGGCTTTGTACTGATCGCGTTCGC from Blastopirellula marina harbors:
- a CDS encoding TadE family protein, with the translated sequence MNLFHRRRALRNRRATATVEFAVIAPVFLTLILGMLEASRMFDTYGQLAQVARDGARLGAMDRADWVAGGTRTNDKIISDIRNSLEASGYDPDKLQIYIEPAGKPGESFNLDDPNNDLDLFQVRIALPMSQVAAMPVPDNLDYDLSTAVIFRNTKSTIVQ
- the asnB gene encoding asparagine synthase (glutamine-hydrolyzing), with product MCGIAGAFWVDPQHEVSEEVLRRMTDSLAHRGPDDSGIYHRFPHEHGPYGTVPGVGLGHRRLSIIDLSGGHQPLANEDETVWTAFNGEIFNFQSLRARLEGAGHTFRTHCDTEVIVHLFEDEGVDAFAHFNGMFAIAVWDQRHRRIVLGRDRLGQKPLYYCVHGDRLLFGSELKAILQVPGVPREIDPGSIDSYLTYQYVPHPRSIFRGIHKLPPGCYLTFDGKHLEVASYWNPDFSREIAISLDDAKAELIRLFTDSVKLRLQADVPLGAFLSGGVDSSLVVATMKQLTDQPVKTFSIGFPQKEYDETSYARQVAQHLGTEHHEFQVTPDALEMLPKLIHHYDEPFADSSAIPTWYVSQMTREHVTVALSGDGGDELFAGYDRYKAVRLAAVVDMFGPVGRLGSKLGMKILPAGGPQKSKLRRARRFAEAIAMSPGRRYLDWISIFNETRRGELYDDSFVEQLPDTNPYAFLYSAWKRTGKRDALTAASLADLTTYLPCDLNTKVDIASMAHALECRQPFLDYRLAEFAIRLPSKWKWRMGRGKFLLKHAFGNKLPDVIWKRRKMGFGVPLNTWFRGQLKELLHDTLTSETAKSRGYFRQDTVETLLREHDTNQFDHSARLWALLVLELWHREWVDA
- a CDS encoding RsmD family RNA methyltransferase, yielding MAKRRPVKKKPARGAAAQTPTVDAPMRIIGGRLKNKKIEYSGDTRTRPMKERVREAVFNLIGPSIKDKIAIDLFAGTGALGLEAISRGAIEAHLIERHVPTSKLIRNNGEALEITDLITIYAHNSFMWVKKELDNVGRTPWVVFICPPYDFFVSRWEEMEKQMMALLETAPPESILIVEFDDQFDASQLPDAENWDVRVYFPAHVGIYRLPAEEETT
- a CDS encoding MarR family winged helix-turn-helix transcriptional regulator, whose amino-acid sequence is MPESTLQQQLKKEQPFESLELETFLNLLRTHNMIAAAPGRLMKRHGLSSAQYNILKILDSHQGEGLPCLEIVQQMVTRVPDITRLVDRLAEAELVERNRSESDRRVVMITITPKGRELVETIRQPLLEIHKQNLGHMTEQELSQLNHLLVKARIRAEATPLCDGSE
- a CDS encoding glutathione peroxidase produces the protein MKSVLSVFASLALLAAFSVSAFAAEDVLKGEVKTLEGKKVDLSQYKGKVLLIVNVASKCGKTPQYEPLQALYEQFGDQGFEVLGFPCNQFGKQEPGTASDIRQFCTDKYDVTFPLFEKIEVNGEETAPLYTKLKSFEADPGDVKWNFEKFLIGKNGEVIQRFRTKVEPDDKTVIEAIQAELKKDN
- a CDS encoding TadE/TadG family type IV pilus assembly protein, with amino-acid sequence METALVMPVFFMFVFAIIEFGHATMINNVLKNATRTAARWGSATGATTAEVEQYARERMGGAVDPSMVTIQIKDASQFDNGGDAPTTNKDFQAMPDIELEDAEPRQLFMIRASIPYGNVSLIPHPWLGNVLLSGETFTRHE